Genomic window (Flavobacteriales bacterium):
CCTGATGGGGATACTCTCCATCTTCATCATAGTAGGCTACCGTTACAGACTGAGTTCGATCCTGTTCTTTTTGGTATTCAGCTATACTTTCCTTCTAGAGCAGACACGGTATATGAATCACTTCTATCTGGTCTGTCTATTGGGCTTTGTCAATTGTTTCCTGCCCTTGGAAAAGGAATGGTCATTGGATGCGAAGAGAAGGCCACAGAAAGCTTCAAGTCATGTACATGCCTGGGTCCTATACCTCATCCAGGCCATGATAGCGATTCCATACTTCTTTGGCGGAGTGGCCAAGATCAATCCCGATTGGTTCAGAGGCAAGCCCTTGGATATCTGGCTCTCTCCCGAACTGGACATACCCTTGATCGGCCCTTTTCTGGATGAGCAATGGATGATCCTCCTCCTCTCCTATTCCGGGCTCTTGTTGGATCTACTCATTGTTCCGGCATTGATATACAAGCGCACACGCCTTCCAGCTTTCATCTTCATCACGCTGTTCCATCTGATGAATTCGCAATTCTTCCAGATCGGCATCTTCCCATGGTTCATGATCGGGGCTTCGACCATCTTCTTCAGACCGGATTGGCCGCGTAGATTCCTTGCAAAACTGAAGTTTCTCAATCAGAAGGCTGTAGCTGGAAGGCCGCTCGCTCTCCATGCTCCTTCCATACGTACTCAGAAGACCATCACAGTACTTCTATGCGCTTGGCTCCTATTGCACATATTTCTGCCCTTCAGGCACCACCTCTACCCGGGCAATGTCAGCTGGACCGAAGAGGGGCATCGATTTGCCTGGCATATGAAACTAAGAACGAAACGCGGCAAAGGGGTATTCCGAGCGGTGGATAGACAGACCGGAGAAGTCTATCGAATCAAGGGAAAGGACTATATGGATCGCTGGCAATGGAATAAGGCGATCGTCAGACCCTATCTTATCTGGCAATTTGCCCGTATCATTCAAGAGGACTTCGCAGAACGCGGCATCGATGTGGCAGTCTTTGCCGACCTAAAGGCCAAACTCAATGGGCGTCCATATCAGCAATTCACCGACCCGGAAATCGATCTGACATCGGTTCCACGCCCGATCTTCTTTCACTCAGAATGGATCCTTCCCTTGGAGACTCCTTTACCGGAGTGATCTATGTATCAATCGTTATTCCTTGAAGCGCTCTGCACCGCTGAGAATGAGGCTATCAGTTGAGTCATCATATCACTGGCCGTACTCGGTGCGTTGGGCAACATGATCAGATTGCTATTGGATGTCTCTCCCATACTCTGGAGCGTATCGTAGTGCTGGGTGATGACAATGAGTGCAGATGCCTCTTGCGCATTGATCCCTGCCTTGTTGAGGACTTCCACAGAGTCTTCTAGACCCTTGGCGATCTCCCTTCTCTGATCGGCAATACCTTGACCTTGCAGACGCTTGCTCTCTGCCTCGGCCCGTGCTTTCTCTACTATCTTGATGCGCTCGGCATCTCCTTCATACTGCGCAGCCACCTTCTCACGTTCCGCAGCATTGATCCGGTTCATAGCGACCTTCACCTCGGGAGCTGGGTCGATATCGGTGACCAGTGCTTTGATGATCCCATAGCCATATTCCTCCATAGCAGTGGAAAGCTCACGTCTGATAGCGATAGCGATATCATCCTTACGTTCAAAAACATCATCCAACTTCATCTTGGGCACTTCAGCACGTATCACATCGAATACATACGAGGTGATCTGGTCGTGTGGGCTCTCCAAACGATAGAAGGCATCGAATACCTTCTCCTTCAGAACGAGATACTGGACTGAGACTTTCAGACGGACGAATACATCATCCTTGGTCTTGGTCTCTACCAGAACATCCAACTGCTGGATCTTCAGGCTGACACGCCCTGAGATCTTGTCTATGACCGGAATCTTCATCTGTAGTCCGGCACTCCGTATGCTCTGGAATTTCCCAAATCGTTCGATGATCGCTGCGGTCTGTTGTTTGACCACGAAAAAGGAGAAGAACAGGAGAAGGAGTATGGGTATCAGAATTATTCCGGACATGGCTTTAGATTGAATGATTTTCGAAGTTTCAAAGTACGCATTCTACTCAGAAGGAGAACTCGCTGGAGGGTATATATCCATGACCTATCTTGGCCAGCGATGAAAGGCGCTCGAAGCATATGTATGGTCGCAGTACAGCACAGCACCAAGGATGACCGTATCTATCACAAGCAGGCGCGCTCTCTCGCACAAGCCGGATTCGAGGTCTCCATGGTCACGAGCAATCCATCGGGCGTACCGGTAGACATGGCC
Coding sequences:
- a CDS encoding HTTM domain-containing protein, which produces MLFNEQSPRELKISDLQKAFFRPVDIASSVVYRIWFGIIMLYEVYRYFKYDWISRYWIEPANNFTYWPFDFVKPLPGETMYYVFYLMGILSIFIIVGYRYRLSSILFFLVFSYTFLLEQTRYMNHFYLVCLLGFVNCFLPLEKEWSLDAKRRPQKASSHVHAWVLYLIQAMIAIPYFFGGVAKINPDWFRGKPLDIWLSPELDIPLIGPFLDEQWMILLLSYSGLLLDLLIVPALIYKRTRLPAFIFITLFHLMNSQFFQIGIFPWFMIGASTIFFRPDWPRRFLAKLKFLNQKAVAGRPLALHAPSIRTQKTITVLLCAWLLLHIFLPFRHHLYPGNVSWTEEGHRFAWHMKLRTKRGKGVFRAVDRQTGEVYRIKGKDYMDRWQWNKAIVRPYLIWQFARIIQEDFAERGIDVAVFADLKAKLNGRPYQQFTDPEIDLTSVPRPIFFHSEWILPLETPLPE
- a CDS encoding SPFH domain-containing protein, which gives rise to MSGIILIPILLLLFFSFFVVKQQTAAIIERFGKFQSIRSAGLQMKIPVIDKISGRVSLKIQQLDVLVETKTKDDVFVRLKVSVQYLVLKEKVFDAFYRLESPHDQITSYVFDVIRAEVPKMKLDDVFERKDDIAIAIRRELSTAMEEYGYGIIKALVTDIDPAPEVKVAMNRINAAEREKVAAQYEGDAERIKIVEKARAEAESKRLQGQGIADQRREIAKGLEDSVEVLNKAGINAQEASALIVITQHYDTLQSMGETSNSNLIMLPNAPSTASDMMTQLIASFSAVQSASRNND